From the Oleiphilus messinensis genome, one window contains:
- the upp gene encoding uracil phosphoribosyltransferase, which produces MIKTTLPEPFPGVYWVDHPFVQHKLTTLRDKHTPTREFRMLVEELGVLIAYEATRDFETELVDVETPLEKAKSPTLKGKKMCVVTIMRAGNGMTEGVLKLSPSARVGHVGLYRDPQTKLPIEYYIKMPPDLDQRTVICADPMLATGQSAAAAVHKVKELGGRDIRFVCLFAAPEGLQLFREEHPDVPVFVGVIDSHLDDHAYIRPGVGDAGDRIYGTK; this is translated from the coding sequence ATGATAAAAACCACATTACCGGAACCGTTCCCAGGGGTCTACTGGGTCGATCATCCATTTGTACAACATAAGTTGACGACGCTTCGGGACAAGCATACCCCCACGAGAGAATTTCGAATGTTGGTGGAAGAACTGGGGGTATTGATCGCGTATGAAGCGACGCGGGATTTCGAAACTGAATTGGTTGACGTTGAAACCCCTCTTGAAAAGGCGAAGAGCCCAACCTTGAAGGGTAAAAAAATGTGTGTCGTCACGATCATGCGCGCGGGCAATGGTATGACCGAAGGGGTTCTCAAGTTATCACCCTCCGCCCGGGTGGGTCATGTGGGCTTGTACCGGGATCCTCAAACAAAATTACCCATCGAATACTACATCAAAATGCCGCCGGATCTGGATCAACGTACTGTCATTTGTGCTGATCCAATGTTGGCAACCGGACAGTCCGCCGCCGCGGCGGTACACAAAGTCAAAGAGTTAGGGGGGCGTGATATTCGCTTTGTCTGTTTATTCGCTGCCCCTGAAGGTCTGCAGCTTTTTCGTGAAGAACACCCGGATGTGCCCGTTTTTGTTGGCGTGATCGACAGTCACCTTGATGATCACGCCTACATTCGACCCGGTGTTGGTGATGCCGGTGACCGGATCTACGGTACCAAATAG
- a CDS encoding Hcp family type VI secretion system effector gives MAIFLQWDGGSIKGNVTAEGYTDWIKLENVQFGVGRGITMEAGNMSNREATRPHLSEISVSKVMDGASSGLFQESLVGSDGKKVVIAIAKTGADKVEEYVKYELEDVIISSYSMSAGDSGPPFENLALSYAQISMIYTAADKANAAGNQGIVGYNLTAGKKV, from the coding sequence ATGGCAATTTTTCTGCAATGGGATGGCGGTTCTATCAAAGGTAACGTTACAGCTGAAGGTTACACTGACTGGATAAAACTGGAAAATGTACAGTTTGGTGTAGGCCGTGGTATCACCATGGAAGCCGGTAACATGTCCAACCGTGAAGCGACCCGTCCACACCTGAGTGAAATCTCGGTCAGCAAAGTTATGGATGGCGCATCCTCCGGATTGTTCCAGGAATCTCTGGTTGGTTCCGATGGTAAGAAAGTGGTCATCGCAATCGCTAAAACCGGTGCAGATAAAGTAGAAGAGTACGTAAAATACGAGCTGGAAGATGTAATCATCAGCTCTTACAGCATGTCTGCTGGCGACTCAGGCCCTCCATTCGAAAACCTGGCACTGAGCTATGCTCAAATCAGCATGATTTACACCGCAGCCGATAAAGCTAACGCGGCGGGTAACCAGGGCATTGTAGGCTACAACCTGACTGCAGGTAAAAAGGTGTAG
- a CDS encoding arylamine N-acetyltransferase family protein produces the protein MSPHEIAQLYRDELQLTPGSADLKLLQDIQSRHNELFSFTSLAAALGRDIRVDSDSVYEKIMVNRLGGYCFEHNKLVYDVLVGFGFAVRIAMGRVVYNENVDRPRTHRLSIVTLNGERYLVDAGFGHFCPRFPVKMEPGLEQDQGDGIFRIARLASDQYGLQIWKEGDFFTLYTFDDGIYTEADCLLGNFYSHKHPTAVFANNLVASRKTPTLTYSLRNSELHLIRSEGSTIEQITSVEQLHRILTELFLLNVDEQLCDQLYARFIASTL, from the coding sequence ATGTCACCGCATGAAATCGCCCAATTGTATCGAGATGAGCTACAGCTGACCCCGGGCTCCGCTGATCTCAAACTGCTGCAGGACATTCAAAGCCGCCATAATGAGCTGTTCAGTTTCACGAGTCTTGCTGCCGCTTTGGGGCGGGATATTCGAGTCGACAGCGACTCTGTCTACGAAAAAATAATGGTAAACCGGCTGGGAGGCTATTGTTTTGAACATAACAAACTGGTCTATGATGTTTTAGTCGGATTCGGCTTTGCAGTTCGAATCGCCATGGGGCGGGTGGTGTATAACGAAAATGTTGATCGACCCAGGACCCATCGCCTATCGATTGTCACGCTGAACGGGGAGCGTTATCTCGTGGACGCGGGATTCGGTCATTTCTGTCCGCGGTTTCCAGTGAAAATGGAGCCGGGTCTGGAACAGGATCAGGGGGACGGGATATTTCGTATTGCCCGATTGGCGTCCGACCAGTATGGGCTGCAAATCTGGAAAGAGGGTGACTTTTTCACGTTGTACACATTTGATGATGGAATCTATACCGAAGCGGATTGCTTGCTCGGAAATTTCTATTCCCACAAACACCCGACAGCGGTGTTTGCAAATAACCTGGTCGCCAGCCGCAAAACGCCGACGTTAACTTATTCGCTCCGTAATAGTGAATTACACTTGATTCGATCCGAAGGCTCAACAATTGAACAAATCACAAGTGTTGAACAACTTCATCGAATCTTAACCGAGCTTTTTTTACTCAATGTCGACGAACAACTTTGTGATCAATTGTATGCTCGATTTATTGCTTCTACACTATGA
- a CDS encoding class I SAM-dependent DNA methyltransferase has product MAFTAISGEVTLMANSNQLYAQLASYYDHFCHHIDYDEQSAFIQRAMQCFMLSGGAQYLDLACGSGQLLALMHARGHTVSGLDNSKEMLSQAHQRCPEADLKLCDLAQFQFPTSFDVITCLLYSMHYSHPLKNMFSAMECAFQALKSGGIYLFDLVDKKGIANDNGIMNRLDIGSELLSFQSRWWYRGEGDVLDLYLSIIREAKGQTDRWDDHHLMTAVSIPVVVEQLKSIGFEVFVLERDFSSLREWNGLSDNVLVVARKP; this is encoded by the coding sequence ATGGCATTTACCGCCATATCCGGGGAGGTTACTCTTATGGCAAACTCCAATCAGTTGTATGCGCAACTGGCCTCTTATTACGATCACTTTTGTCATCATATCGACTATGATGAGCAGTCGGCATTTATCCAGCGTGCAATGCAATGTTTCATGCTTTCAGGTGGAGCTCAGTATCTGGATCTGGCCTGTGGTAGCGGTCAGCTCCTGGCGTTGATGCACGCCCGCGGACACACTGTATCAGGCTTGGACAATAGCAAAGAAATGCTAAGCCAGGCTCACCAGCGTTGCCCGGAGGCTGATCTTAAACTTTGTGATCTGGCGCAATTTCAATTTCCCACCTCGTTTGACGTGATTACCTGTTTGCTCTATTCCATGCATTACAGCCATCCACTGAAAAACATGTTTTCGGCGATGGAATGTGCCTTTCAGGCATTGAAGTCAGGCGGTATTTATCTTTTCGATCTGGTTGATAAAAAAGGTATCGCTAATGATAACGGGATTATGAATCGGCTGGATATCGGGTCGGAGCTGCTATCCTTCCAGTCCCGCTGGTGGTATCGCGGAGAAGGAGATGTGCTGGATCTGTATTTGTCTATTATCCGTGAAGCAAAGGGCCAAACGGATCGTTGGGATGACCATCATTTAATGACCGCAGTCAGTATACCTGTCGTAGTGGAGCAGTTGAAGTCAATTGGTTTTGAGGTCTTTGTGCTGGAGCGGGATTTTTCCAGTCTACGGGAATGGAATGGTCTTTCGGATAACGTTTTAGTTGTGGCGCGTAAACCTTGA
- a CDS encoding serine hydrolase domain-containing protein translates to MAGTCKPQFSAVKEAFIENLSTRGEIGAAVSVTLNGERVVDLWGGFCDGQKTRPWQEDTLVCVMSATKAIASLAILALADRGLISVDDPVAKYWPAFGQFGKEDISIRCVLAQMAGLPVAEKAPEGSLYYPGVIEAALEVQTPRWKPWTQPCYHSFTHGPLCQKIMLKVTGKTLGAFLREDLLGPLGIEFYLGMNEEQINRCADISIAEGVPSLLKMQKPGTLMYEAWRPMPKSHNFFQDPQFRSYEFASGNGHSNARALAAIYGILSKGGSHNGHHIIGSEVLNDAIREQWDACEAITERDFRYGTGFMLNNPYFKIGTNRSSFGHPGLGGPMGFADPENQLGFGYCCNYVHAIQDTGPCAEALISSLYDSL, encoded by the coding sequence GTGGCAGGAACATGTAAGCCACAGTTCTCCGCAGTTAAAGAGGCGTTTATCGAGAACCTGAGTACAAGGGGTGAAATTGGTGCAGCGGTGTCCGTTACCTTGAACGGAGAGCGCGTCGTCGACTTGTGGGGAGGATTCTGTGATGGTCAAAAAACCCGCCCTTGGCAAGAGGATACGCTGGTCTGTGTCATGTCAGCGACTAAGGCAATTGCGTCATTGGCCATACTCGCACTGGCAGATCGTGGCCTGATTTCTGTTGACGATCCGGTTGCCAAATACTGGCCTGCATTCGGTCAATTTGGCAAGGAGGACATCAGTATCCGCTGTGTTCTGGCGCAAATGGCCGGCCTGCCGGTCGCGGAAAAAGCTCCCGAAGGATCCCTGTACTACCCTGGGGTGATTGAAGCCGCACTGGAAGTGCAAACCCCGCGCTGGAAACCCTGGACTCAACCCTGTTACCACTCCTTCACCCACGGCCCCCTGTGCCAGAAGATAATGCTGAAGGTCACAGGAAAAACTCTGGGGGCCTTTTTACGGGAGGATTTACTGGGCCCGCTCGGCATCGAATTTTATCTGGGCATGAATGAGGAACAAATCAACCGCTGTGCTGATATCTCCATTGCTGAAGGTGTTCCCAGCCTGTTAAAAATGCAAAAGCCCGGCACATTAATGTATGAGGCTTGGCGCCCCATGCCAAAATCCCACAACTTCTTCCAGGATCCGCAATTCCGAAGTTATGAATTTGCCTCAGGCAACGGCCACAGCAATGCCCGGGCTCTGGCGGCTATTTACGGTATCCTCTCTAAGGGTGGCAGCCATAATGGCCACCATATCATTGGCTCAGAAGTATTGAATGATGCAATCCGGGAACAATGGGATGCCTGTGAAGCCATTACTGAACGTGACTTCCGCTATGGCACAGGTTTCATGCTCAACAATCCTTACTTCAAGATTGGCACCAATCGCAGCAGCTTTGGCCATCCAGGCCTCGGCGGTCCGATGGGCTTTGCCGACCCGGAGAACCAACTCGGTTTTGGCTACTGCTGCAACTACGTTCACGCCATCCAGGATACCGGGCCTTGTGCAGAAGCGTTGATTTCAAGCCTTTACGATTCTCTCTGA
- a CDS encoding retropepsin-like aspartic protease, whose translation MIMDCSQHGPQPHNSVCTRCLTPVCDECDKQQAGRLHCAHCRKSRRITTLLLATLTSSILCAVLIYTVYFNETATLTRAAENAPCNAALHYQLIRHLQRERDDTAALKVAANYLQACHEVLDIRLISLHIHKQNGQLNKAILDTEALIKADPYNKDYWIWKGQLHESLRETEQAVLNYRQALKLAPRLSKIPMNVVTLLSSAAQYCEAYIELNRYMSEFPELRTNAKINFMLDDFFQKGDCVIEKQRVAGIIKFPPGGNTIKVTSTVNHEHSANFVVDTGAAMVTVTPELARRLGLEKQGRPVQFLTANGLTTGYLAKVSTITVAGITAHDVEVAILNQPLGNNLDGLLGMSFLARFNLNLDSAAGQLTLTDKFNIPAPENASFGSS comes from the coding sequence ATGATCATGGACTGTTCTCAACACGGCCCCCAACCCCATAATTCCGTTTGTACCCGCTGTCTCACCCCCGTTTGTGACGAATGCGATAAACAACAGGCTGGACGCTTGCACTGTGCTCATTGCAGAAAAAGCCGTCGTATTACGACTCTGTTATTGGCGACCTTAACCTCAAGTATCCTGTGTGCAGTCTTGATTTATACGGTGTACTTCAATGAAACAGCAACCCTGACCCGTGCTGCAGAAAATGCGCCCTGCAATGCGGCATTACATTATCAACTGATACGCCACCTGCAACGGGAGCGAGATGATACTGCGGCACTGAAGGTGGCGGCTAACTACTTGCAAGCCTGCCACGAAGTTCTTGATATTCGCCTTATCAGCTTGCATATTCACAAGCAAAACGGGCAGTTAAACAAAGCCATTCTGGATACCGAAGCACTGATTAAGGCTGATCCTTACAACAAAGACTATTGGATCTGGAAAGGGCAACTGCATGAGTCGCTCCGAGAAACGGAACAAGCTGTACTCAATTATCGTCAGGCGCTCAAACTGGCCCCCAGGCTGAGTAAAATTCCTATGAATGTGGTCACCCTGCTAAGCTCTGCAGCCCAATACTGTGAAGCCTATATTGAGCTCAACCGGTATATGTCTGAGTTTCCCGAACTCCGCACGAATGCCAAAATTAACTTCATGCTGGATGACTTCTTCCAGAAAGGGGATTGTGTCATTGAAAAACAAAGAGTGGCGGGCATCATCAAGTTCCCACCTGGCGGCAATACCATTAAAGTGACCAGCACAGTCAACCACGAGCACAGCGCAAACTTTGTCGTCGATACCGGTGCCGCAATGGTGACGGTAACCCCCGAACTCGCGCGGCGTTTAGGGCTTGAAAAACAAGGTCGCCCGGTTCAATTTCTCACCGCCAACGGACTCACCACGGGCTATTTGGCAAAAGTTTCCACCATAACCGTCGCGGGGATTACTGCACATGATGTTGAAGTGGCCATTCTCAATCAACCTCTGGGTAATAATCTGGACGGGCTGCTTGGCATGAGTTTTCTGGCTCGCTTTAATTTGAATCTGGATTCGGCAGCAGGGCAGCTCACGTTAACCGATAAATTTAATATCCCTGCCCCTGAGAACGCTTCGTTCGGATCAAGTTAA
- a CDS encoding DUF1688 family protein has translation MVGKVGVANNGASVMAADDGNFSATQLHLWRADTVRARCHEILELARQDKLVAYRYFPEKLPEVADYVVQVMQARYPDWNIPPHSRWRHFSVGEVDRWQQLVAGVSDPKELQYRATELTIVSVLLDAGAGARWQYKDAHDSQCYQRSEGLALASLELYAQGAFSSRGRACEVDGTGLSGLSLAALETGFQVRDDNPLIGTQGRLALLHQLGEVINSCPAIFSKSRRLGCLVDFFLASDANLETDNLETNTQDISVEVVFQELLKIFSIIWPQRGDHSFGDVWAYAGVGGSEPGAGFVPFHKLTQWMTYSLVEAWNLNGLKTRDEDCLTALAEYRNGGLLLDMGVLKPRATNFSEREFAPSDYEVVELRAMTVAIIDKLLIMINERLVGRHLTLTLAQVLEGGTWAAGRKLAFERSPEGSPPIKYAADGTLF, from the coding sequence ATGGTTGGAAAAGTGGGTGTAGCAAACAATGGTGCCTCTGTGATGGCAGCAGATGATGGCAATTTCAGTGCAACACAATTGCACTTGTGGCGAGCAGATACCGTGCGCGCCCGGTGCCATGAAATTTTGGAATTGGCGCGTCAGGACAAGCTGGTTGCTTACCGCTATTTCCCGGAAAAGTTGCCCGAGGTTGCGGATTATGTGGTTCAGGTGATGCAGGCGCGCTATCCAGACTGGAATATTCCCCCACACAGTCGCTGGCGCCACTTCAGTGTCGGTGAGGTTGATCGATGGCAGCAACTTGTCGCCGGCGTATCCGACCCAAAGGAATTGCAGTATCGTGCAACGGAGCTCACGATAGTCAGTGTTCTGCTAGATGCCGGTGCCGGGGCACGTTGGCAGTACAAAGATGCCCATGACAGTCAATGTTATCAACGTTCTGAGGGCTTGGCACTGGCCAGTCTGGAGTTGTACGCTCAAGGTGCTTTTTCCTCCCGAGGCAGGGCCTGTGAGGTGGATGGCACGGGACTGTCGGGACTCTCTCTGGCAGCTCTGGAGACCGGTTTTCAGGTACGAGATGACAATCCGCTGATCGGGACTCAAGGGCGATTGGCGTTACTACACCAGTTGGGCGAGGTGATTAACAGTTGTCCTGCGATTTTTTCGAAATCCCGTCGTTTGGGTTGTCTCGTGGATTTTTTTCTGGCGTCAGACGCGAATTTAGAGACAGACAATCTGGAGACAAACACCCAGGATATCTCTGTTGAGGTTGTCTTCCAGGAATTGTTGAAAATTTTCTCGATTATCTGGCCACAGCGGGGAGACCATAGTTTCGGGGATGTGTGGGCCTACGCGGGAGTTGGCGGTTCGGAGCCCGGTGCCGGTTTTGTGCCGTTTCATAAATTAACCCAATGGATGACCTATTCATTGGTGGAGGCCTGGAACCTGAATGGCCTGAAAACCCGGGATGAGGATTGTCTCACCGCACTGGCCGAGTATCGCAATGGCGGTTTGCTGTTGGATATGGGGGTGTTAAAACCCAGAGCAACGAATTTTTCAGAACGGGAATTCGCACCCTCGGATTATGAAGTGGTGGAACTTAGAGCCATGACCGTCGCGATAATCGATAAACTGCTGATTATGATCAACGAGCGTCTTGTGGGCCGACATCTCACGCTGACGCTGGCACAGGTGTTGGAAGGGGGAACCTGGGCAGCCGGGCGGAAGCTGGCCTTTGAGCGCTCACCAGAAGGTTCACCGCCGATTAAATATGCAGCAGACGGTACACTTTTCTAA
- a CDS encoding GTP cyclohydrolase II, giving the protein MAENRQLRAISLTSHTHRGVKYPIQWGQSDPLQRGPIIGSIADSSLKNTIGSHAGSYCVYRAMAVAKGDLSPVHKPDLTNTEPVVDIGPYPQWFDPAKIVSIDPWGHRVASDFKAEIDAGVDIRPTIAITKARITIPEIQYAVLQGLVKADGKILLASGEANVTKIALEPVWHLPGIAERIGVEEMTLRRAMFEQTGGMFPELVTRPDISIFMPPIGSTTIYLFGDIDAITDPDREVACRVHDECNGSDVFGSDICTCRPYLTHGIEVCIGTAQKGGVGIIVYNRKEGRALGEVTKFLVYNARKRQTGGDRAAAYFERTECIAGVEDMRFQPLMPDPLHWLGVTRIDHMASMSNMKFDALTSQGIEIVNRVTIPDDLIPEDARVEMDAKKAAGYFCDGEVLNSEQLAEKSGRDLEAY; this is encoded by the coding sequence ATGGCTGAAAATCGGCAACTACGCGCGATCTCACTAACTTCGCATACACATCGCGGAGTCAAATATCCCATACAGTGGGGCCAGTCTGACCCCCTGCAAAGAGGGCCCATTATCGGATCGATCGCTGATTCGAGCTTGAAAAATACCATTGGTTCCCATGCCGGATCATACTGTGTGTACCGCGCTATGGCGGTTGCCAAAGGGGATTTGTCGCCGGTACATAAACCTGATTTGACCAATACCGAACCCGTAGTCGATATTGGTCCTTATCCACAGTGGTTTGATCCCGCTAAAATCGTATCTATCGACCCTTGGGGGCATCGGGTCGCCAGTGATTTCAAAGCCGAGATCGATGCCGGAGTAGATATTCGACCGACCATCGCGATTACAAAAGCCCGAATTACAATTCCGGAAATTCAGTATGCCGTTTTACAGGGGCTGGTAAAAGCCGATGGCAAGATTTTGCTGGCGTCTGGAGAAGCGAACGTCACCAAAATAGCATTGGAGCCCGTCTGGCATCTGCCCGGGATCGCCGAGCGTATTGGCGTCGAAGAGATGACGTTGCGCAGAGCAATGTTTGAACAAACCGGAGGCATGTTTCCGGAGCTGGTAACGCGTCCCGATATTTCAATCTTTATGCCGCCGATTGGCAGTACGACGATTTATCTTTTTGGAGATATTGATGCGATCACGGATCCGGATCGGGAAGTGGCGTGTCGGGTGCATGATGAGTGCAACGGGTCTGACGTTTTCGGCTCGGACATCTGCACCTGTCGACCCTATCTCACCCATGGTATCGAAGTGTGTATCGGTACTGCACAGAAAGGCGGGGTCGGGATTATCGTCTATAACCGGAAAGAAGGGCGGGCGCTGGGGGAGGTGACCAAGTTTCTGGTTTACAACGCGCGTAAACGGCAAACTGGAGGCGATCGCGCTGCAGCTTACTTTGAGCGAACGGAGTGCATTGCCGGGGTGGAGGATATGCGCTTTCAGCCCTTGATGCCTGATCCGCTACACTGGTTAGGTGTGACCCGTATTGATCACATGGCCTCGATGAGTAATATGAAATTTGATGCGTTAACCAGTCAGGGCATCGAAATTGTCAATCGTGTGACCATTCCCGATGATTTGATTCCCGAAGACGCCCGGGTTGAAATGGATGCGAAAAAAGCTGCAGGCTATTTCTGTGATGGCGAGGTTCTGAACAGCGAACAACTTGCTGAAAAATCCGGTCGGGATCTGGAGGCTTATTGA
- a CDS encoding nucleoside deaminase produces MDEFMQAAIAEAEKGLAEGGIPIGSVIVHDGKIIGRGHNRRVQQGSVVLHGEMDAFENAGRQTASVYRDCTLYTTLSPCPMCSGAILLYGIPRVIIGENQTFMGDESLLESRGVELSVLQDPTCIKLMEEFIHNSPTLWNEDIGE; encoded by the coding sequence ATGGATGAGTTTATGCAAGCAGCAATAGCAGAAGCAGAGAAAGGCCTCGCGGAGGGTGGCATTCCAATCGGCTCTGTCATCGTGCACGATGGCAAGATTATAGGACGGGGTCACAACCGACGCGTCCAGCAAGGGAGCGTGGTACTGCACGGCGAAATGGACGCCTTTGAAAATGCTGGCCGGCAAACCGCATCGGTATATCGAGACTGTACACTCTATACCACGCTTTCACCCTGCCCCATGTGTAGTGGTGCCATATTACTCTATGGCATTCCGCGGGTGATCATTGGCGAAAATCAGACCTTTATGGGCGACGAAAGCCTGCTGGAATCACGTGGTGTCGAACTTTCGGTGTTGCAGGACCCAACCTGTATCAAGCTCATGGAGGAATTCATCCACAATTCACCTACATTATGGAACGAGGATATCGGCGAATAA